The DNA window TCTGTGAGTGTGATGGGCTTGTGGAGACTGAGAAACTGTTCATAGCTGTTGTTTAGCACTTCACATCAGCATAATGAGATTGTAAACTAGTGACAGACTAGAGCAGAGCTTGCTCTGTGGAAGCTGTAATACCTGAGTAATGGCTTGCAATagcatttgctgttttcttcgGGATATTTTTAACTCCTGTGAGGACATTTCAATTCCTCTTTGCAGCCCTCCATATCCCAGTCCTGCTGAGCCTAATAATATGTGTGCATGCAAGATAATTAGGGTGATAATTCACTAATGAGTGTTTGTGGCTAATACAGTTGCCACTGTCTGGCTCTTtatccttctcttcttctcagGACACCATGGCAAAGCGGAACACAGTTATAGGGACCCCGTTTTGGATGGCTCCAGAAGTGATTCAGGAAATTGGGTATAATTGTGTTGCAGACATCTGGTCTCTGGGAATCACTGCAATAGAAATGGCTGAAGGCAAGCCACCATATGCAGATATTCATCCCATGAGGGTAAGGACTGGGGCCTCTTAAAATGTGTTGCTATATGGAAAGGGTTTGCTGTTGCAGGTGGCTGAGTAACATACCAGCCTGccatttgcttttaatttagtgcaagttgtttcttttctgccagTTTTCTGTAGTGTTGATTACATGAAAAACAGGTCTTTGTCAAGAAGAATCtgcatgggaagaaaaaaaatcacaatccTCTTCTGTTAAGACAGAGCTGAAGCTTGGTGTTGGGTATgaagaaacatattttcagcTGGATTATCCAaagtgtttgtggttttttttttaatgcaagcaCAAATTTAAGATTTGAAGTTAGCATATTCACGCCTTTTGGGGCACATAATGGCTCAGCCAGATGTAAGCACCTAGTGagaaaagtctgttttcttGCTACTTGATCCCTCTGAGCAGATTTGTGTGTAATATTGGCACGAACTCTTCAGAAGCAGCAACCGTGACAATGTCCATCGTCCTTTAGTGCCAGTGTGTGTTTGGGTATATTTATATTGTGTTGTTGGAATGTTTTAAGCTTTGTTTGGAAATCTGGAATATCCCTCTGCTTTCAGGCAATTTTCATGATTCccaccaacccccccccaacgTTCCGCAAACCAGAGCTCTGGTCAGACAATTTTACTGACTTTGTGAAACAGTGTCTTGTGAAGAGCCCGGAGCAACGTGCCACTGCAACACAACTGCTGCAGGTCTGCCTTTTCTTACAAGAACATAATAAGCTCTAGAGAAGCCTTGCCAGGGTAGGCAGTGCTGTGTGGCCGTTGGgatgtttggtttcttttcttgctgctcCTGTTCACTAcaggttttactttttaatatctcagttttaaaaaactcaCACTCAACTTCAGTTTTTCACTTCTCTGAGAACCAGTCTAACTTCAACTTCCTTTGTCTTCtctgggttgtttttgttgttttggcttTTGGAGTTtgatgttggttttgtttggttttgttttactttcaaattctcaccagcactgccaagaaACTTAAAACACTGAACAGGGGAGGCTAAATTGAAAGTGGTTGCTCAGAATGGTCTAGGCATGGAAATGGTCTGTGTAACTGGTTCTTGACAGCTAAGCTGCTGAGGAGAGAAGTAAGCAGAGTTGTGGAGGGGGGAATGAGCCCAAGGtctcacagcagcagtgcccttGCAGCATGATCTCGTTTGGAGGGTGGGATGTCTCCTTCCTGTGCCAAACACAAGTACTGGATTGTTATTTCAGTCATGTTTCGAGTTAAaccttaatttaatttgaagtaGGCCACAGTAATAGCCTTTTACTGTCACACCTTGCTTCGGATGCAgtgcttatttgtttttaaaatacttctcagCATCCATTTGTTAAAAGTGCCAAAGGAGTCTCAATCCTGCGAGACCTGATTAACGAAGCGATGGACATCAAGCTGAAACGTCAGGAGGCTCAGCAGCGTGAACTGGATCAAGAGGATGAAGAAAACTCAGTGAGTATTTAATAGTAACAGTGTACAAAGTCCAAACTCTTGCTGCTTTCATAAGGCTTAGCTGctctggttttttggttttgcaataTTTTGTTCAATTGCCAGTGGATTTGACTTAGTTCTGgagttttctgctttgtgaCTATTTAACCTGGTGCTTGGTCCCTGCTCAAGCTATATTTGGGTGGGATAGGCAGCATCTGTGGCTTACTGTCCACCTTATAGACCTGTGATTGAGTAGGGCTACAAAGAACTGTATGCAGAAGACTTGATACATTTTCCCAGTTGGATTATATTATTTATGCAGTAGTGAGAATTTTTCATTGTGGATTCAGGTCTTAGACTGCTCTGCTAGTATAAAATGATGATATCATCTGTGATGCACTATGATATAAGTATGTTGTGTTGTTTTACTATTGTTGTGCTTTAGAACCTCCCTTATAGAAACTTTCTTCTACACAAGAGCAACCGACAGAAGCCTGAGGTGAGGGCATGGGAAGTGTTCAGGGGATTGCTGTGAATTGCAGTTCAGCTCCTTGTTTCAGTGGTTACAGCATGTGAATTTGGAAAGCATGTTGAAAGCTGTTTTTTGAGCCTCTGCCTGCTTCAGCCTGAATAAATGAAATGGGCAACACCAGGCATTGTATGCCAGCCCTGTTCAGGGGTTAGACTTGAACAGCATGGCCCACAGTGTCTGTGCTGAACACATTCTTCATCTGGATTTCCAGTCTAGGGCTGCATATTTATTCAGTGTGGGTGTAACTTTATGGATCATGTTGCCATGATGTCAACTCTACAAGTGTTGTCCCTACCCTGAGTATCGTCCCCACTCtctcttctgcatttctgaCTGATCTGGGGTCACATTGCTGAGAGGTGGTGTCTGTGTAGCAGAGTTGAGTCATCTGTGTGTTTTCCCAAAGCTTGTCTGCTCCATGTCTGCGAGCAGAAGAGCATTCCCAAGCACTTCCCAAGCACTGTGGAAACTTCTGCTGTGGTCCTTTGTTAAATGATGTGTAGCAAACAAATTTATTGCTTCCTCTCACCCACTCATCTCCacataaaactgcttttcctccaTTAACACCTTGTGtagttttctcctctcttgcTGCTGGTTTCGAGGTTGGGAAGTAAATTTTGTAGACATTGTTGACACATGCTGGGAACACCATGGAGGGGTttacttcttcctttccatGACAGTGAGGTGGAGTATTGCAGCTTGATGTGCAATGCCTGTGTTTTCCCTCTTACACTAATACACATCTGTAAGGCCATGGTCACACATCAAGAATGTGAACTTCATCCTTAGAACAACACTAAACTGAGCATCTCATCTAAGGTGAGATGCCTAAAAACTCTACTCTAAACCTAGGAAGTGACTtgtgttcctgcagctggaCAGCTGTCCACATTTCCAAGAAACTAAATGGATTGTGGAAATTTTGACCTTATTCTTTGTTAAATCCTACTCACAATATACACTTAGTGAAGCACCTCTGGCTACCTCTGGCTAAGGTAACTCTCTACCAGGAAGTTGTTCCACCAGAATTCATTTGAAGAGCTTGTGTTTTCCTACAAAGTCAGTCTCTTAAGCCTTGACAGCAGTTAATTCCAACTTCTTTAGTATTAGTGCCTGTTAACAAATGGAAagctaaaaaataattttcagtgaaaagaatTACTAAACTTTGGTAGTTTATTTGAATCCTTTTCAAAGATTTGCAAATGGagctcatttttcttcagtgcttttgaAATTTAGAGCAAGTAAAACTACCTAAATGCtagagataggaaaaaaaagtaggatgAGGGTTTTCTTTCCACGTGCCACCAACACTGCAGACTTAGACCTGTTGCTGTCATTAAATAATGACTCCTCAGTGAACTGTAGCACTTGAGATAGTGGTTTGAGGTCAGCTCTTAGAACTGGCAGCATGAGTAGAAACACTAATGACTGAACAAGTGTTGTAATCTACTCTTACAGACACATCACCAGgtcagaaatgagaaaatgagatACAACTCGCACTGAGAAGCTTCTGCTGGTTATTTTATCTGTTCTCTTATTTATCATGCTGGCAGAAAAGTATGAAGACTTTTCATTACCTGTTTGGAGATGACAGGGGGAGAACTAAGTGCATAAACCAAATGTggcttctgtgtgtgtgtgtgtgtgtgtgtgtgtgtgtgtgtgtgtgtgtgtaaaaacCTCTGAATTAGTGAGCCTTGCCAGTGTCCTTGGAGACAGACATTCCTCATGGGACTTCACCACCATcagtaaaatatgtatttatggCATCTTTGTACAGGAGGAAGATGAAACCGATTCAGGCACCATGGTGAGGGCAAGTGGAGATGAAACTGGAACCATAAGAGCTGTGAACACCATGAGTGACGGAGCCAACACCATGATAGAACACGATGGCACCTTGGAGTCCCAGCTGGGTACCATGGTCATAAACAcggaagaggaagaggaggagggcaccatgaaaagtaagaaaacatcTCTGACTTCTAGAATATTCCTTAAGACTTCATGTGGGCTATTCTATATATTGCCAGCCTGCTTCGATGTT is part of the Chiroxiphia lanceolata isolate bChiLan1 chromosome 17, bChiLan1.pri, whole genome shotgun sequence genome and encodes:
- the STK4 gene encoding serine/threonine-protein kinase 4 isoform X2, whose product is MQQCDSPHVVKYYGSYFKNTDLWIVMEYCGAGSVSDIIRLRNKTLTEEEIATIVQSTLKGLEYLHFMRKIHRDIKAGNILLNTEGHAKLADFGVAGQLTDTMAKRNTVIGTPFWMAPEVIQEIGYNCVADIWSLGITAIEMAEGKPPYADIHPMRAIFMIPTNPPPTFRKPELWSDNFTDFVKQCLVKSPEQRATATQLLQHPFVKSAKGVSILRDLINEAMDIKLKRQEAQQRELDQEDEENSEEDETDSGTMVRASGDETGTIRAVNTMSDGANTMIEHDGTLESQLGTMVINTEEEEEEGTMKRRDETMQPAKPSFLEYFEQKEKENQINSFGKNVSGQTKNSSDWKVPQDGDYEFLKTWSVDELQRRLSALDPMMEQEIEEIRQKYQSKRQPILDAIEAKKRRQQNF